The Methylomonas sp. UP202 DNA window CATCGATCCGCTCGACGGCACCACCAATTATTTACACGGCTTTCCGCAGTACGCGGTGTCCATCGCGTTAAAAAACAAGAACAAGCTGGAATTGGGCGTGATTTACGACCCGGTTCGGGACGAGTTATTTACCGCCGAACGCGGCGGCGGTGCAATGTTGAATAGCCGGCGCATCCGCGTTACCAAACAGAACTCAATGCGCGGAGCATTGATCGGCACCGGGTTTCCGTTTAAGACCATGGAAAATATCGAACCCTATCTCGGCATGTTTCGCGCCGTTTGCGCCGATTCAGCCGGCATCCGCCGCGCCGGCGCGGCCGCGCTGGACATGGCCTACGTGGCTTGCGGCCGACTAGATGCGTACTGGGAAATCGGCGTCAAGGAATGGGACATCGCGGCCGGCGTGCTGCTGGTTCAGGAGGCCGGCGGCGTTGCGACCGACTTCTCCTTTAACGACAAGTACTTACAGTCTGGAAATATCATCACCGGCAATCCGAAGATGCACCAGTTGATGTACGCCGCGATCGAACCACACGTGCCGCCGCACTTGAAATAGTACGAACTTCGGCAATTCACCTAGAATTGTTATCCCAAACTCTTTTTCATATACTAACCGGCTAACATTCATATACCAGAGGCCATCATGGAAAAACCTTTTATTCTGCACATGCTGACCACAGCCAAAAATTTGAGCCCATTCGACGTCAATATGGCGATGGACGCAGGCTGGATTTCAGCAGTGCCTTATATCAACGTCGAACCGAGCGAAGTCAGAGGATTGGTTCAAGACGCGATATTTTCCCGCAGCCCGAAAGGCTTGTTGCGCACCGCGATTTTCATTGGCGGACGCGAAACCAAACAAGCAATGGACATGCTGAAAAGTGCGAAAAACTCCATGGTGCCGCCGTTTGAAGTCTCGGTATTCGCCGATCCGAGCGGCGCATTTACCACTGCCGCCGGCATGGTCGCCGCCGTCGAAAAAGAATTGGCGGACAAGTTCGATACCACGCTGGAAGGCAAAAATGTGCTGGCGCTGGGCGGTACGGGACCGGTCGGCCAAGCCGCCGCCGTGATTGCCGCGCAAGCCGGCGCCAACGTTCGGATCATTGGCCGGCAATTGGACCGGGCCGAACGCA harbors:
- a CDS encoding NAD(P)-dependent methylenetetrahydromethanopterin dehydrogenase is translated as MEKPFILHMLTTAKNLSPFDVNMAMDAGWISAVPYINVEPSEVRGLVQDAIFSRSPKGLLRTAIFIGGRETKQAMDMLKSAKNSMVPPFEVSVFADPSGAFTTAAGMVAAVEKELADKFDTTLEGKNVLALGGTGPVGQAAAVIAAQAGANVRIIGRQLDRAERTAELCSEEFGDGKITISAGADADKAEYMQTADVVFATGAAGIELLSAELIAKAPQLKVAADVNAVPPAGIAGVDAFDNGKPLAGSISGAVGIGALAIGNIKYQAQSRLLKRMLESDQPLFLHFEHAFDVAREFIKSTN
- a CDS encoding inositol monophosphatase family protein, whose amino-acid sequence is MHPMLNIAVRAARSAGDLIQRSSQNIEKLAVNQKSRNDYASEVDRAAEQEIIKIIRAAFPEHAILAEESGEHKGNDYVWVIDPLDGTTNYLHGFPQYAVSIALKNKNKLELGVIYDPVRDELFTAERGGGAMLNSRRIRVTKQNSMRGALIGTGFPFKTMENIEPYLGMFRAVCADSAGIRRAGAAALDMAYVACGRLDAYWEIGVKEWDIAAGVLLVQEAGGVATDFSFNDKYLQSGNIITGNPKMHQLMYAAIEPHVPPHLK